The Lycium barbarum isolate Lr01 chromosome 12, ASM1917538v2, whole genome shotgun sequence genome includes a region encoding these proteins:
- the LOC132621468 gene encoding uncharacterized protein LOC132621468 yields the protein MPSGAKKRKAAKKKKQLQAKEPSLLSHSHGEEDLKHDDKESDSEGGGSPSSQDNQNHQNQFTEGEVEKGYKQLDGSHDRSIHENEFNGVKNEGAEVEIVGNEDGGLVQVERELKVKGESESQKINVEYVEPAVESETGGLRRSSSSSSSSSNSSVEKHAVADKNDSVVDGAPAVELVKDNESLPDKVDIVVESAPVVELVKENESLPDTQVADSLVGTASTSNLDKAAISEDVVQVTTSASNADNLTASTVEPVVKGKGEENLCVVDEKGTASDTVVENCEENLGAVVDKATVPEVLVETASEKRDEAASAVSNGHALANTDAKASATPENEAKIEAPHNAPKIDAGVCADNVKDSPALHEHQLTALPPRPVQTTSWKSCCGLFELFAGSNR from the exons GTGAGGAAGATTTGAAACATGATGATAAAGAGAGTGATAGTGAGGGTGGTGGTTCCCCTTCATCACAAGATAACCAGAATCATCAAAACCAGTTCACTGAAGGGGAGGTAGAAAAGGGGTATAAGCAATTGGATGGTTCACACGATCGGTCGATCCATGAGAATGAATTCAATGGGGTGAAAAATGAAGGCGCGGAAGTGGAGATCGTCGGAAATGAAGATGGAGGTCTTGTTCAGGTTGAAAGGGAATTGAAAGTTAAAGGTGAATCTGAGAGCCAGAAGATAAATGTCGAATATGTTGAACCCGCTGTTGAGTCTGAAACAGGAGGGTTGCGAAGGAGTTCCAGTAGCAGCAGCAGTAGTAGCAACAGCTCAGTAGAAAAACATGCTGTTGCTGATAAGAATGATAGTGTGGTTGATGGTGCTCCAGCTGTTGAATTAGTTAAAGATAATGAATCTTTGCCTGATAAGGTTGATATTGTGgtagagagtgctccagttgttgAATTAGTGAAAGAAAATGAATCTTTGCCTGATACACAAGTTGCTGATAGCCTTGTGGGAACAGCATCTACATCCAATTTGGATAAGGCTGCAATATCAGAAGACgtagttcaagtgacaacaagtGCTTCAAATGCTGATAATTTGACGGCATCTACCGTTGAACCTGTGGTGAAGGGAAAAGGGGAAGAAAATCTGTGTGTTGTGGATGAGAAAGGTACAGCTTCAGATACTGTTGTGGAAAATTGCGAGGAAAATTTGGGTGCTGTAGTTGACAAAGCCACAGTTCCAGAAGTTCTGGTGGAAACAGCATCAGAGAAAAGAGATGAAGCAGCTAGTGCAGTATCGAATGGTCATGCTTTAGCAAATACAGATGCAAAGGCTTCTGCCACCCCAGAAAATGAAGCCAAAATAGAGGCACCCCACAATGCTCCTAAAATTGATGCCGGTGTTTGTGCAGATAATGTGAAAGACTCTCCAGCTCTCCACGAGCATCAG TTAACTGCATTGCCTCCACGACCAGTGCAGACAACTTCCTGGAAGAGTTGCTGCGGCTTGTTTGAGTTGTTTGCTGGATCAAATAGATAA